A single Phytohabitans houttuyneae DNA region contains:
- a CDS encoding HpcH/HpaI aldolase/citrate lyase family protein has product MERAARIRRSCLAVPGSSVKMLEKARGLPADQVFLDLEDAVAPLAKPDARKNVVAALNEGDWGGRTRVVRVNDLTTPWTYRDVVEVVEGAGASLDCVMLPKVQSASHVQWLDLTLTQVEKALGLEVGRIGIEAQIENAAGLVNVDAIAGASPRVETVIFGPADFMASVNMRSLVVGALIPEYPGDPYHYILMRILMAARMHDKQAIDGPFLQIRDVDGFREVAKRSAALGFDGKWVLHPGQIDAANEVYSPAQADYDHAELILDAYEFYTSEAGGRLGAVMLGDEMIDEASRKMALVIAAKGRAAGMSRTTSFTPPEG; this is encoded by the coding sequence TGGAACGTGCCGCGCGTATCCGCCGCTCCTGCCTGGCGGTGCCGGGTTCGAGCGTGAAGATGCTTGAGAAGGCTCGGGGTCTGCCGGCGGATCAGGTGTTTTTGGATTTGGAGGATGCGGTCGCGCCGTTGGCGAAGCCGGATGCGCGTAAGAACGTGGTGGCGGCGTTGAACGAGGGTGACTGGGGTGGGCGGACGCGGGTGGTGCGGGTCAATGATTTGACGACGCCGTGGACGTACCGGGATGTGGTGGAGGTGGTCGAGGGGGCGGGGGCGAGCCTTGACTGTGTGATGTTGCCGAAGGTGCAGTCGGCGTCTCATGTGCAGTGGCTGGATTTGACGTTGACGCAGGTCGAGAAGGCGTTGGGTTTGGAGGTGGGGCGGATCGGGATCGAGGCGCAGATCGAGAATGCGGCTGGTCTGGTGAATGTGGATGCGATCGCGGGGGCTTCGCCTCGGGTGGAGACGGTGATTTTCGGGCCGGCGGATTTCATGGCGAGTGTCAACATGCGTTCGTTGGTGGTGGGTGCGTTGATTCCGGAGTATCCGGGGGATCCGTATCACTACATCCTGATGCGGATCTTGATGGCTGCGCGGATGCATGACAAGCAGGCGATCGATGGCCCGTTCCTGCAGATCCGGGATGTGGATGGGTTTCGTGAGGTGGCGAAGCGGTCGGCGGCGTTGGGGTTTGACGGTAAGTGGGTGTTGCACCCGGGTCAGATCGACGCGGCGAATGAGGTGTACTCGCCGGCTCAGGCGGATTATGACCATGCCGAGTTGATCCTGGACGCGTACGAGTTCTACACGTCGGAGGCGGGTGGCCGGCTGGGTGCGGTGATGCTCGGTGACGAGATGATCGACGAGGCGTCGCGGAAGATGGCGTTGGTCATCGCGGCCAAGGGGCGCGCGGCCGGGATGAGCCGCACGACCTCCTTCACACCACCCGAGGGCTGA